The Plasmodium gaboni strain SY75 chromosome 5, whole genome shotgun sequence nucleotide sequence aataaaaacaaatatatcTACGGAAGATCACCAAGAACATAATTCagtaaataaaaaaaacgAAACAAATAGTTCATTCAATGACaatattttacataataaaacaCCAATACAATCAAATCAATTACTTACACCATTACTAGATgataaaacaaaaaaaaaaaaacctATCAAATTTAATATAGCTACATGTGGTGCTGACGAATTTGTACACTTATGGagaatatttataaaagatGATATTTCAATTAAATGCTTAGGTAGATTTATAGGTCATAGTGGTGAAATAAATTGTGTTCGTTTTAACAAAAATGGTAGATATATAGCAAGTGGGGGAGAagataaatttttatatatatgggaaaaaagtaaaaaacCAAAAAATATACCATTAGGTTATGATATAAGCTTTTTAGATTATAAAGAATGGTGGAATATAGTAGGCTCTTTTAGATGTAGTGGTGTAATAAATAGTATTATTTGGTCAAACAATGATACCTTATATATAGcaaatgaagataataatatcaatattattgattttgtaaaaaatacaaattGTAAAGTACAAGTCTTAGAAGGACACTCAGGTATTATTCAAGGAATTTCATTTGATAACaattatgaatatttagCATCTCTGAGTGCTGACCAGacattaaaaatatggaaaaagAAACATGATGGAAAATCATGGAAATTAGAAAACTccataaaaaatataagaagAGATGAATTGGATAAACTTAATAATGCATGCATTACATGTACTGAATATGATTTTCCTGATAAAAGTAATACAGACAAATATGAATCTAATCCTTTAAAacaagaaaataaaaaattaataaattgTGATTTATTAGAACAAGatgcatatataaaaaaaaaaataaaaaacaaaaaagaacaaGCAGATGGACACGAAGAAGAAGCAAATCACAATGAAGATGTAGAAGAACAACAAACGGATATAGGAGAAGAACATATAGAAGAACAACTCAATAATAACATAGTGCTTAACTCAAATAATCTCAAAATGAATAATTCCAATACTCTCAAAATGAACAATTCCAATAACCTCAAAATGAACAATTCTAATAATCACGAAAATAATTCTAAACCATACCAACAAATACATACCAAGTTTATGTCAAAAAAACATCTGGAAGAAGGAGAAGAAGAACAAGAAGAAGAAGAGGAAGAAAGGAAATTCAAACGAAGTCTTTTCTCAAGTGAAGAAATGCTACCTTCCTTTTTCAGACGTATTGATTTTTCTCCAAACGGCGAATTTTTAATAACACCTAGTGGTATTCAATTTCAACAAGTGGAAAAAGTTAACgagaaaaataatagaaCCGATGAAAATGCTAAACCAAATTATGAAATTAAAGCTTATAGCTgcttttatatatatcataaaaatttatttctaaaatataatattccttttttcaCCATATTTTCACAAACAAGCCATTTCTTAGTAGCcaaatttaattataatacatTCAAATTAAGAACAGAACAAAATATTCTTAAAAGATGCTATGAACATTTTCTTAATAACTCATCTGATGTAAAGGATGAAGACAATTCaaattcaaataaaaaaagaaaaatatcggatgataatttaaaattaaatgagTTAATACATAATGACAAGCTAATCAAATTGAATTATGAAAAAACTctattatataatcatattgATATACCTGATGATGTAAGTCAAAATGTTAGTAGTACTATATCAGAAAGTGATGTTGAATTTAATGAAGATAAAACATCCTTGAAGGAATTATCCCCTGAAAATTGCTTGATGAAAAATTTGGAAAAGAATGAGGATGGAaatgatgaagataataCAGAAGAAAATgttgaagaaaaaaaggaagatttaaaagatgaaacaaaggaagaaaaaaaagaagatttaaaagatgaaacaaaggaagaagaaaaagaagatttaaaagatgaaacaaaggaagaaaaaaaaatagattCAAAGGAAGAATCAAAGAAAGAATCAAAGGACGAAACAAGGGAAAAATCACAAAATGAAAACcaattaaaaataaataacaaatTGAATGTAGATGAAGAAGTAGGAAAAAATGATATCATGGacaaatataatgataacAATGATAATGttgaaatattaaatgaacAGGATGTTTTAAGCGAACATAAGGATAAAAAGGAAGAGagatttatatatacattagGAACATTTGATGGAAgtgtatatttttatgatagTGAGATTCTTGATATACCCATTAGTATAGTTAAGAATATCCACTTATGTCCTATAACAGATATATGTTGGAATAATTTAGGTAATGTTTGTGCATGTTCAAGTTCAGATGGGTATGTTAGCTTTTATCACtttaatgataatgaattaggaaatattaaatcttataaaaattacTATTTGGATAAAAAATGCAATGATTTAACATTCGatcaaaattattttaaaaacaCTTTTTATGATGAAGTAGAgtttttaaataaagaCGAATCAAATGATTATACGTCTAGTGAGGATGAATTTgatgattataatataattcCTCCTAAGGAAGAAACGAAAGTGAAAAGAATTAATTTAATAGTTGGTAATGCAGCAAATTTTGTCTTATCGCAAAATACTAAGAAATGATTTATAcgtaatatatatatatatatatatatatacatgaagatatattttaaatgatataagTGGTGTTACTGTTTTTCCTTTtaaccaaaaaaaaaaaaataataatcagaaatatatattttcctttttaataaaaaatgatgcctatatataatatataaccTTAATAAATGACGCACacatgaatatatatatatctttttaaattttaagCATTActtgtttttatttttatttttttatatatatatttttttttttttttggtatattatatatatatatatatatatatatatatatatatatatgtccatatatgtgtttattttttatttttacattttataCCGCtcttaaatataatatatactgcatatatacatatttatttatttatttatttatttttatatgtacaaaaaaaaaaataaaataaaataaaaataaattaaaataaaataaaataaaataaataaatatacacGTATATTTAACTgtctatattatttaacaaacaatttaaatagttttatatattctttcttttttttggtttttttattatatatagtaatattattaaaaaaatgaattccttggttaataaataaagtataaaaaaaatgagatTTTTTGGTTTTActctttattatatgtgctttaacaaaattattaacaatatgaatatttgaattattGTGAACAAAAATTTCCAAAAACATATCTTCATCagaattattttcaaaaataatttcaaagttatatattttatttattttataaaaaatattatcattttcttttaagTATATCTTAAAATTATCTGTACTAgtatttttctttaaataatgtaaatTATGTATTCCTTTCCCACCATTATtagtaaaatatattatttccatatttgttatattatcattatctaatgtattatttaatatatatgatttacTTACTTCATCATCTATACGAAAAATCATAGAATATTCATCATGTTGTTTAAAATAATGTATTCCATTATGAACTTTATTATATCCTTGGTTTTTAattaattcatattttatatctttaagtataatatcatttaaCATTATGTTATCTTCCTCAGTGTTTCTCATTATCATTTGTATGTATAgtttatcatttttatgtattaaaGTAGACCTTATATTAAATGGATCTCTACTAATAAAGTTaaaatctttttttaattttttcttttcatttcCAATTTTATATTCCGCAGTGCATCGAAttctaaaaaataaaaaataatatataatatataatctttggaagaattatttatatgaatatatacacCCTTAATATTCTAcacatattttatttaagtatatacatataaatatacataaatatttatacaacctcaaataaaatatacataaatacatacatacatatatatacatatatatattttttaatatatgtatcatTACGTAAAAACATCAAAGAAATACACAGGAAAACCTGTTACAAAACTAAAAAAGGTATTAGGAGATATATTTACTgattcttcatttttataaatgttaaaattattatccCTAGTCCAAACATCcacatttattaaattcacttgtatattgttttttaaattgctagatatattaatttgAGATTTAAAGTTCTGACCTAT carries:
- a CDS encoding chromosome assembly factor 1, with the translated sequence MPNVYLPQILWHSKDNKRSDRIYSLDIQPYPNYYSVKKLNRKYELFIKYLKEKGKIECNKFDTLEENQEIISDLKLPSNNNNNNNNNSSSNNKNETLKLDKELNQGNEDNIIKTVIGNTTDVSNDKLLDNTNNKLSEIKTNISTEDHQEHNSVNKKNETNSSFNDNILHNKTPIQSNQLLTPLLDDKTKKKKPIKFNIATCGADEFVHLWRIFIKDDISIKCLGRFIGHSGEINCVRFNKNGRYIASGGEDKFLYIWEKSKKPKNIPLGYDISFLDYKEWWNIVGSFRCSGVINSIIWSNNDTLYIANEDNNINIIDFVKNTNCKVQVLEGHSGIIQGISFDNNYEYLASLSADQTLKIWKKKHDGKSWKLENSIKNIRRDELDKLNNACITCTEYDFPDKSNTDKYESNPLKQENKKLINCDLLEQDAYIKKKIKNKKEQADGHEEEANHNEDVEEQQTDIGEEHIEEQLNNNIVLNSNNLKMNNSNTLKMNNSNNLKMNNSNNHENNSKPYQQIHTKFMSKKHLEEGEEEQEEEEEERKFKRSLFSSEEMLPSFFRRIDFSPNGEFLITPSGIQFQQVEKVNEKNNRTDENAKPNYEIKAYSCFYIYHKNLFLKYNIPFFTIFSQTSHFLVAKFNYNTFKLRTEQNILKRCYEHFLNNSSDVKDEDNSNSNKKRKISDDNLKLNELIHNDKLIKLNYEKTLLYNHIDIPDDVSQNVSSTISESDVEFNEDKTSLKELSPENCLMKNLEKNEDGNDEDNTEENVEEKKEDLKDETKEEKKEDLKDETKEEEKEDLKDETKEEKKIDSKEESKKESKDETREKSQNENQLKINNKLNVDEEVGKNDIMDKYNDNNDNVEILNEQDVLSEHKDKKEERFIYTLGTFDGSVYFYDSEILDIPISIVKNIHLCPITDICWNNLGNVCACSSSDGYVSFYHFNDNELGNIKSYKNYYLDKKCNDLTFDQNYFKNTFYDEVEFLNKDESNDYTSSEDEFDDYNIIPPKEETKVKRINLIVGNAANFVLSQNTKK